The genome window CGCGCGGCAGCGGCGCGGCCAGCGTGTCCAGGTCCAGCGCGAAGGCGTTGGCGGCCCGGCCGGCGTTCAGGTCGTCGTACAGCGCCTGCAGGCGGGGGCTGGCGCGCTCCCAGTCGTCCAGCGCCGATTGCAGCGTGGGTGCGATGTCGGTCGCGCTCACCGCCGTGGCGAGGTCGCGGCTGACCACGAGCAATGCGCCGTCGCGCCCCGCGCGTTGCGATGCCAATTTCATTCCAGCTTCTCCAAGAGTGCGGCGCGCGGCCCCTTGCCCGCGCCACGATGATGTCCAGGGCCTAGGCGGGATTGCCGGATCGGAATCCGTCCCAGACCTCGTCGTAGTCCGGTTGCAGGTTGGGCGCGGCCAGCGCCTGCGCCGTCGGGCGGTATACGTGGCGGCTCTCGAACATGAAAGCCATGGTGTCTTCCAGGCGGCGCGGCGCCAGCGCCTCGGTGCTGGCCCGATCGAAGGTGGCGGCATCGGGGCCGTGCGGCAGCATGCAGTTGTGCAGGCTGATCCCGCCCGGCACGAAGCCCTCGGCCTTGGCGTCGTAGACGCCGCGCACCAGTCCCATCAGCTCGCTCATCACGTTGCGGTGGAACCAGGGCGGCCGAAAGGTGTCCTCCATGACCAGCCAGCGCGGCGGGAAGATCACGAAGTCGCAATTGGCGGTGCCGCCGATTTCCGACGGCGAGGTCAGCACGGTGTTGATGGACGGATCGGGGTGGTCGAAGGTGATGCTGCCCACGGCCATGAAATGCGCCAGGTCGTACTTGCACGGCGTCAGGTTGCCGTGCCAGGCCACCACGTCCAGCGGCGACGACGAACGCTCCAGTTCCCAGAAGCCGCCCAGGAACTTGCGCAGGATGCGCACGGGTCCGGTCGCGGGTTCGCAGGCGGCGACCGGCGCCAGGAAGTCGCGCGGATTGGCCAGGCCGTTGGAACCCAGCGGCCCCAGTTCCGGCAGCCTGAAGGGCGCGCCGTAGTTTTCGCACAGGTAGCCCCGCGCCGCGCCGTCGGGCAGGTCGACACGGCAATGCACGCCGCGCGGCAGCAGCAGGATCTCCCCAGGCGCGACCCGCAGGCGGCCCATCTCGGTATGGACGTCGAGCACGCCCGACTGCGGCACCACCAGCATTTCGCCATCGGCGTTCATCAGGTAGCGGTCGCGCATGGACGCATTGGCGCGATAGACGTGGACGGCGGAACCGCTCTGGGCATCGGCGCCGCCGTTGCCCGCCACGGTCACGATGCCGTCGACGAAGTCCGTGCCCCGGGCCGGCTCCGGCCACGCATTCCACCGCAGCCGGTTGGCCGGCGCGGCCACGTCGGTGAACGGGGCGGTCAGCCAGCCCGGATGCGCGACCGCATGGGCCTTGCCATGCGCGGCGGAGGGCCGCAGCCGATAGGTCCAGGTGCGCAGGTTCACGGCACGAGGCGCCGTGAAGGCCGTGCCCGAGATCAGTTCCGCGTACAGGCCCTGCGCCACCCGCTGGGGCGAATTGCGGCCCACGGGCAGCACGCCCGGGCTGGCCTCGGTCGCGAACTCATTGCCGAATCCGCTCTGGTACTGCGGCTCCGCCGCGGCTGCCCTGTCCATCCTTGCCTGCTCCCTGTTCAGTTCGCGACGATGTTCGCCTGCTGGACGACCTTCTTCCAGCGCGTGATTTCCGACTCGATCATGGTGCGCATCTGCGCCGGGCTGCTGCCGCTGGGTTCGCTGCCGATGTCGTTGACGGCCTTGCGGAACGCCGGGTCCTGGAGCATGGCGGCCAGCGCGGCGTGCAGCCGGTCGACGATGGGGCCGGGCGTCTTCGCCGGCGCCGCGATGCCCAGCCACGAATACACCTGGAACCCGGGAACGGTATCGGCCGCCACGGGAGCGCCGGGCAGCAGCGGCCACGGCTTGGCGCTGGTGACGGCCAGCGCGCGCATCGTGCCCGCCTTGATCTGCGGCGCGGCCACCGTGGCGGTATCCACCAGCACGTTCACGTCGCCGGCCAGCACGGCCTGCACGGGCGCCGCGCCGCCGCGATACGGCACATGCAGCATCTGCACGCCGGCCGTGGCGGCCAGCAGTTCGCCGGTCAGGTGCTGGGTCGAGCCCACGCCCACCGAGGAAAAGGACACCGTGCCCGGTTTGGCGCGCGCCGTCGCCAGCAGGTCGGCCAGCGTGCGCGCCGGGTTGTCGGCCTTGACGCTGACCACGAACGGAAATGCGGTCACCGTGGAAATCGGCTGGAAATCCGCGACCGGATCGTAGGGCAGCGACTTGTTCACCGCGGCCGAGACGGTATGGCCGCCGGTCAGCATCACCAGCGTGTAGCCATCGGGCTCGGCCTTGGCCACGTAGCTGGACGCGACCACGCCGCCGGCGCCGCTCTTGATTTCCACCACCACCGGCTGGCCCAGCGCCGCCTGCAGGTGGCGGGCGACCAGCCGCGACACGGTGTCGGCATTGCCGCCGGCGCCGAAGCCGTGGATGAGCTGTATGGGCCGCTCGGGGTAGGCCGCGCCCGCCGCGCCGGCCAGTGCGGTCGCGAAAACCGCGCCGATGATCCGTTCGTACATGATGGGGTCTCCTCCTTGTTCTTGCGGTGCTTTCCATTGGCCGGAAATTCCCGGTCGCACCGTGAAGGGCAATATATGATTGGCCGCAGGGGTAGACATCCGCATTTCCACTGAATGGACACGACTTATGGCAAGCGGCAGCACCACGGCGGAGCCGGGCAGCATCGAACGCGCAGTGCAGTTGTTGAAGCTGCTGGCCACGGCCGGCAAGCGGGGGCGGGCCCTCACGCAGCTGGCCGAGGCCACGGCGCTGCCCCATTCCACGGTGCACCGGCTGCTGCGCCGCCTCATGCACGAACACCTGGTCATCCAGAAGGAGTCGGACAAGTGGTACGCGCTGGGGCCGCTGGCCTTCGAGCTGGGACTCGCGGCCATGGCCGCCTACGACCTGCGCGAACATTGCCGCGCCAGCCTGGACCGGCTGGCCGAGGAGGTCGGGGATACGGTCTATCTGTCGGTGCGCAGCGGCAGCGAATCGGTATGCGAGGCGCGGCATGAAGGGCCGTCGCCGATCCGGGTCAACACGCTGTCCATAGGCAGCCGCCGCCCGCTGGGGCTGGGCGCGGGCGGGCTGGCCATCCTGGCCTTCCTGCCCGACGCCGAACGCGAGGACATCATCGCGGCCGACGGCCGGCGCATCTGCGAGGAAGGCCGCCTGACCGAGGCCGACCTGCGCGCCGCCATCGAGGCCTGCCGGCGCCAGGGCCACTCGCTGATCCGCAACCGCGTCACCCTGGGCGTCACCGCGGCCGGCGTGCCCATACGCGACACGCTGGGCCAGCCCATCGCCGCCATCAGCGTGGCCGCCATCGACGATCGCATGCGGGAGGAACGCGTGGCCTCGCTGGCCCGCAGCCTGCACGAGCACGCCAGAGAGATCGAAGGCTCGCTGCGGGGCCGGCCGGCCTGAAACCGGGCGAGCCGGACGTCAGACCGGCACCACGCGAGGGGGCGGAGGGTTCGTGGATTCGCCCTCGACGTTCGCGCGTATGCGCGGCAAACCCTCCGCATGATGCGCGGCGATGAAGGCGATCAGGCCTTCGCGCACCAGGCAGCGCAGCTCGAACGCGTTGCCCGAGTTGGCGGCGCTGATCAGGAAGCGGACCTGCATGGCGCGATCGCTGGTATCGGTAACCTGCACCGCCGCCACCCGCGTATCCCACAGCGGCGAAGCCTTGCACAGCCGTTCGAACTCCTTGCGCACGGGCTCCAGCGGCACCGAGAAATCCAGCCACAGGAACACCGTGCCCAGCAGCGACGCGGTGCGGTGCGTCCAGTTCTCGAAGGGATTCTCGATGAACCACTGCAGGGGCACGATCATGCGCCGTTCGTCCCAGATGCGCACCACGACGAAGGTGCCGGTGATTTCCTCGACCCGGCCCCATTCGCCGTTGACGATGAGCACGTCGTCGATGCGTATCGGCTGGCTGAAGGCGATCTGCAACCCGGCAATGAAATTCCCCAGCACCGGCCGCGCCGCGATACCGGCGACCAGGCCCGCCACCCCGGCCGAGGCCAGCAGGCTGGCCCCCAGCTGACGCGCGCCCGGCAGCGTCAGCAGCACGAACGAAAGCCCCAGCAACAGCACGATGGCATGGGCGCTGCGAGCCAGCACGCGGGTCTGCGTCAGCTTGCGGCGCGCGAGCAGGTTGTCGGCCACGTCGTAGGGATTGAGGCGGATGGCCGCGTCGCTCAGCGACTTGATGCTGCTGTTGGCCAGCCAGGTCACGCACAGGATCAGCAGGACGGTGACGAAGTAGGACATGCCCCGGGTATAGGGCATGTCCTCCGGGGTGCCGGTCAGCACCACGCGCAGCGCCAGCAGCGCCACCACGAACTGGCTCGCGGTGCACGCGCCCACCACCACGGCATGGAGATAGGGACGTGGCGCCGTGATGCGCCGCAGGATCAGGAAGCCTATCCGGTGGATGACCAGCGCGACGACGATGGCCAGGACCATCGCGACCGCCAGTACGAACCAGGGGCGCAGCGCTTCGGGCAGGAAATCCAGGGGTAGGAATGCCAGCATGGATGCCTCGTCTCGGTCGAATCGGGCGCCATGCCAGCAAGTAGTGTGCCTACGTGTTACAGGCTTGCCTTCGCTTCCTGTTCGAGCAGGTTCATGAAGCGTTCGAGCAGCGGCGAGGCGGTCTCCGACCACAGCATGCCTATGGTCGTGGGAACTCCCGCGAACGACAGCGGCACCCGTCGCAGCAATCCCTGTCCCGCGAACAGCGCGATGACCTTCTCGGATGTCGCGAACAGGCAGTCCAGGCGCCGCGCGACATGGTAATTGGTCAGCACCGAGGCCGATTCGAGCACGACGCGCGGCAGCGGAAGATGTTCCTGCGCCAGCATGTTTTCCAGCATGCCGCGTATGGGCGATTCAGCCGGCGGAATGATCCAGGGATAGGCGCAGGCGTCGCGCCAGCTGACCGGCCTGCGCCGCCGCGCCAGCGGATGCGACGAAGGCGTGGCCACGCACAGGGTGTCCTCGTACAGCAGCCTCCGATTCAGGGAGCCGGCATAGCCGGTCGTTCCCAGGCGGCCGATGACGAGATCGAGCTTGCGTTCCCCCAGCAGCGGCAGCAGATGGTCCATGGTGCCTTCCAGGCTTTGCACCTCCAGGTCCAGACCGGCCTGCTGCACCCGCGCGAGCGTGCCCGGCAGCAGCACCGGGCCGAGCGCCGCCAGCACGCCTATGTGCAGGCGCCCCGCCCCGCCGCTGCGCTGGGCCTCGAGCTGGCCGTGCAGCCGCGCCATGTCGGTCAGCACGCGTTCCGCGTGGTGCATGACCAGCCGGCCGCTGTCCGTCAACGCCATCCTGCGCGTGGAACGTTCGAACAACGTGACGCCCAGCGTCGCCTCCAGGTCCTTCACCCACTTCGACAGCGCCGGCTGAGACAGGCCGCACAGATCCGCCGCGCGGCCGAAACTGCCGGTGCGGCCCAGCATGACCAGCATTTCGAGATGGCGGAATTTCAGCCGCCGGATCCATTGAACCGATGCTTCCTTATTCATATATTTTTTTGCATGAATCGAGCCTGATTTTTCACTGGTTGCCACAGGACGTCAATCCTAAGCTTGGCGCATCGACAGACTCTTTGCATGAGGACACGCCATGGCGGAAATCCTAGGCCTGGGCGCCACCCACTACCCCGGTTTCTGGATGCACGACGACGATATGTCGGTCATCCTGAAGCGGACGCTGAACGGCAAGCGCCTCGATCCCGCCTTGAAGGACACGCGCAACTGGCCCGAGGCCATGCGGGAAGAGTGGGGCGACGACGAGGGCGCCGCCGCTGCGGGCCGGCATCGCGCGCGCTGCTTTCGCGCCTTCGACGAACAGCGCCGCTTGCTGGACGCGTTCCAGCCCGACTTCATCCTGATGTTCGGCGACGACCAGTACGAGAACTTCACCGAGGACGTCGTGCCGCCGTTCTGCGTGTACCTGGCGGACACCATGGCGTCGCGGCCCTATGACGTGCCGGAATCCTCTCCCTTTCCCGGGCGCAACCAATGGAACGAGCCGAAGACCGCCACCTTCCGGCACACCGGACATCCCGAGGGCGGACGCTACCTGCTGAACCGGCTGAACGAGGCCGGCCTGGCGCTGCCCTACGCCTACCGGCTCCGCTACGACCGGGGGCTGCCCCACGCCTTCATCAACACCCTGCTCTACCTGGACGCGGGCCGCCGCGGCTTCCCCCATCCGGTCGTGCCCTTCCACGTCAACTGCTATGGCGGCGACCTGATCCGCATGCACGGAGGGCTGGCCCCGCCCAGCGAGGCGGGCGCCGAACCGGATCCCGCCTCGCCTTCCCCCCGCCAGAGCTTCGAACTGGGCCGCGCCATCGCGCGTGCCCTGGCCGCCTCACCCTGGCGCGTGGCCATCGTCGCCTCGTCCAGCTGGTCGCACGCGTTCCTGACGCCGCGCCATGGCTGGCTGTATCCCGACCACGAGAGCGACCGGGCGCGCCTGGACGAACTCACCCGCGGCGGCTTTCGCCAATGGGACACGCTGACCACCGCCAGCCTGGAAGCCGCCGGCCAGCATGAACTGCTGAACTGGATCGTGCTGGCCGGCGCCATGACCGAACTGGGCCATCGCCCCCGCATCATCGACTACATCGAAACCTACGTCTTCAACGCCAACCGTTGCTTCGCAGTATTCGACCCGGCGTAGCACCGGATAAAAACACCAGGAGACCCGCCATGCGCCTGCCCCCCCATCACCTGCTGCGTCTCGCGACGCTGTCCCTGCTCCTGGCGGCGCCGGCCGCCCACGCGCAGCCGCCCGCCTATCCCGCCAAGCCGATCAAGGTCGTCGTGCCCTTCCTGCCCGGCGGCACGGCCGACACGCTGATGCGCCTGATCGCCGCCAAGGCCTCGCCCATGCTGGGGCAGCAAGTCGTGGTCGAGAACCGCGCGGGTGCGGGCGGCAACATCGGCGCCGACGAAGTCGCGCGCGCGGCGGCCGACGGCTACACGCTGCTGTTCACGCCGCCGGGTCCGCTGGCCATCAACCCCTACGTCTTCCCCAACATGCCCTACGATGCGCGCACGGCGTTCAGGCCCATCAGCATCGTGGGCACCATGCCCAGCGTGCTGGTGGCGGGGCCCCGGGTCGAGGCCCGCGACCTGCCGGACCTGATCAGCCATGCCAGGGCCCATCCCGGCAAGATGACGTATGCCTCGCAAGGCTACGGCACGACGACGCAACTGCTGGGCGGACTGTTCGCGATCAAGGCCGGGCTCGAACTCGTGCACGTGCCCTACAAGGGAGCGCCACCCATTCTGGCGGACCTGCGCGCGGGCCGCGTGGACCTGGTGTTCTTCGATTCGGCCAATGCCCTGCCCCAGTTGGGGCAGAACGCGCCGCTGCGGGCGCTGGCGGTTACCAGCGAACAGCGCAGCGCGGCGCTGCCCGACGTGCCGACCCTGCGCGAGGCCGGCTTCCCCGACATGGTCACGACGGTATGGATGGGCCTGGCGGCGCCGGCGGGCACGCCCGATGCCGTCGTCCAGGCCTGGCTGGACGTCCTGGGCAGGATCATGCGCATGCCCGAGCTGCGCAAGCGCTTCGAGGACCAGGGTGTGGAACCGCTGGCCAGCGGCCCGGACGACATGCGCCGGACCATAGAACGGGACGCCCGCCTGTGGAGCGACGTGATCCGCGTGACTGGCGCCTCGAACCGCTAGGAAACGCCGAAGGCTAGGGCTCGGCGCGCGGGGACGCCGCCTGCGCCCGCGCTTGCGGCACCGTCCTCCCCGTGCCCAGCCAGGCCAGCGCCGCCAGCAGCAGCACGCCCGCGCCGAACTCGCGCGAGGTGGAGACGATGTCGCCGCGCAGGGCCACGTCGTAACCGGCCAGGATGGCGGGCACGCCCATGGCCAGGTACGACACCACGAACAGCACCGACAGCACGCCCGCGCGGCCGGTGGGCGGCAACGGCGCGATCACGTTGCGCAGCGCGCCCTGGAAACCCGTGCCGAAGCCCATGCCGGCGATCGCGGTGCCCACCATGAACAGCGCCACCGAATGCTGCGACAGCGAGACCAGCACGAGGACCATGCCCAGCATCAGGGCCAGCGCGCCCAGGCGCGACAGGAACCGCGCGGAACGATCGCGCAGCAAGACCACCGCGACGACGCCGCCGCCGGCCATGATGAACAGGGCCAGTCCGCCCAGCAGGCTGGACCCCGACCCCACCAGGCTGCGCAGCAGCGTGGGGCCGAGCGACGCATAGAAACCGCCCAGGCCCCATACGGCCACCACGGCGGGCGCCGCCAGCAGCAGCGGCATCCGGACTTCCGGCGGCAGCGCGAAGCTGGGCTTGAGCGATGCCCAGGCCCCCGGCCGGCGCCGCGCGGTCTCGGCGATGAAGAAAACGCCCACCCCCTGCGCGATGAAGATCACGCCCAGGATCACGTAGATCAGGTGCGTGGGCGCGGGCAGGTACTGCACCATCAGTCCAGCCACGATGCCGCCCGTACCCGTGCCCAGCATGGGTGCCAGCGCATTGGCCAGCGCGCCGCGCGTCTTGTCGATGTCCAGCATGCCGGCCCCCACGGCCGCGATGGCGGCCCCGGCCGACAGCCCCTGGATGATGCGGCCCGCCAGCAGGTCGGACAGCCCGCCGGCGGTGGCGAAGACCACCATGGCCGCGGCCTGCGCGAGCGCCGCGGCCATGAGCACCGGCCGCCGGCCGATATGGTCCGACAGGCGGCCCGCCACCAGCAGCGCCACCAGCACGGCCAGGGCATAGCTGCCGAACACCACCGTCAGCATGGTGGTCGAGAAGCCCCATTGCTGCTGGTAGATCGCGTATAGCGGGGTCGGCGCCGCCGACCCCGCCAGGAACGCCAGTGTGATCGATGCCAGCAGATGGAAACTGAAGCGCGGCGACAGGCGCCCGGCCGCCGGGGGGCAGGCGGAAACGGAAGCAGGGGCGGCCTTGGGGCAAGCGCTGGTCATGGCGGGATCCGGGAACATTAAACAGACAGGTCTGTCTGATTTGCTTGAAGTGTACAGACCTGTCTGGTAATGTCAAGGCATGACCATGAATACGACAAAAAGCCCCGAAGCGCGCCGTTCCGCGCGCCAACGCCTGCTCGACGCCGCGGACGAGCTGTTCTACGAAGGGAGCATCCATACGGTCGGCATCGACCGGGTCATCGAGCGCGCCGGCGTGGCCAAGGCCTCGCTGTACGACACCTTCGGCAGCAAGGAAGCCCTGATCCAGGCCTACTTGCTGGCCCGCCACGAGGCACGCAAGCTGCGCATCGCCGACCGCCTGGCCGACTACCCCGGCCCGCGCGAGCGCCTGCTGGGCGTCTTCGACATCATGCGGGAAACCGCGTCGTCGCCCCGCTTCCGGGGCTGTCCGTTCAGCCGCGCGGCCGCCGAGGCGGCGCCCAGCGCCGGCATCCGGGAAGCCTGCGATACCGCCCGGAGCTGGCTGCGCGACCTGTTCACCAGCCTGGCCCGCGAGGCCGGCGCGGCCGCCCCCGAGGCCCTGGCCTGTCAGTTGATGCTGCTCTACGACGGCGCGTCGGTGTCGGCGCACGTGGACGACAACGCCAGCGCGGCCGCGGCCGCGCGCGCCACGGCCGAGCAGCTGGTCGAGCAGGCCTTCGCTGCGCGCTGAACCGCCCCTACGCCGGTTCCGCCAGCATCGGTTCCCCGGCATAGAAGCGCTTCAAATTCTCGACCACCATGTTCGACATGGCCGTCCGGGTCTCGTTGGTCCCGCTGGAGACGTGAGGCAGCAGAACCGTGTTGCGCAGTCCCGTGAGCCGGGACGACGCCAGCGGCTCGACTTCATACACGTCGAGCGCCGCGCCCCGGATGGCTTCGTTCTCCAGCGCGGCGATCAGCGCCTGCTCGTCGACCACGCTGCCCCGTGCGACGTTGATCAGATAGCCTTGGGGTCCGAGCGCTTCCAGCACGCCGACGTCGACCATGTGCCGGGTTTGCGCGCTGCCCGCAACGGCAAGGAAGAGATAGTCGCACCACGCGGCAAGCTCCCGCAGGCTGGCAACGCGTTCATGGGGACAACCCGGGACTTCGGAACGTGAGAAATATCGAATCTCCGCATCGAAGCCGGCAAGCCTTTTCGCGATGATCCTGCCTATCCTTCCCATGCCGACAATACCCATGCGCTTGCCGCTTACCCTGTCGCCCAAATCGAATACCTTGCCCGTTTGCGCCCACAGGCCCGATCTCACGTAGTCATCCCCCTGCGGAATCTTGCGGCTGGCCGCGATCATCAGTCCGATGGCCAGGTCGGCGACACAGTCGTTCAGGACGTCGGGCGTATAGCCCACGCGTATTCCCCTGCGGCGCGCGGCGGCCAGATCGACCTTGTCCATCCCCACGCCAAAAATCGACATGACCTTCAGGCCGGGCAATCGATCGAGCATGGCGAGATCCACTCCGCGTATCGCCGACGAGACCAATCCGGAAATCTCCGAGGCATCGCCGGGCGCGTTCAAGGTCCTCAGGTCGAACTCGCGCTCGAGCGACTGCTGGAGAACCGCCGGTATCTTCGCGATGTTCAGAATGACGGGCTTGCTCATGGATGGCCTTCGTTGTGTGGACGGGGGTGCTTCGAGGATCGGGCGCGGCGATGGCCGCTACACGATGAAGCTGAGGTTCCCCATCAGGATCGTCGATTGGTTGATGTAGATCTTTCGCTCCCTGATCCGCCATGTGCCCTGGTGCCGGGCCAGCAGGTCGATGCGATGCCCGTACAGGCAATGGTCGTCGGCCTCGTTGCGGTTCCGGTTCACCATGAAATTGCACCGCGTCCGGACCAGCGCGGGTTCGGCCCCGGAATCGGTCTCGAGTATGCGCAGGTTGGTGAGATAGCGCGTCGTTCGCGAAGGCGGCTCTTCCGCCCAGTGCTGATGCGTGCGTATCTGCTGGACACGCTTGGTTATCGTCTCCTTTCCTTCATCGAACCAGCTGATGTCCAGCGGGCCCTCGAGGTATTCGGATGGCTGCGCTTTCCCCGACAGGTTGCGCAGGACGAACATGCGGTAGGTGATGTCCTCCGCCAGGGTGTCGAGCCACTCCTCGTACTTCCTGTCGGACAGGAGCTCGGCCTCCTTGTACAGAAACTCCGACACCTCGTGCAGTTGGAGCATGGCCTTCATGGCGTCTTGCATCACTTCGCTCCTGCGGTGGACCGCTTGAGAGGAAAGACGGCATCATGCTCGACCTCGACACGATGCATGAGCTGGTCCCAGGATCGGCCCTCCATGAACTCCTGCCAGCGCTTGAGCCAGATGAGCTGGTTCTGCTCGGTGATGGTGCGCCCGCACCAGACCGCCCCCGGCATGAGGTCGCAGGGTTCGGATTCCCCCAGGCCCTGGGCGTAGTTGAACGGGAGGCCTTGGCCCATGCCGCCCAGGCTCTGCCGGGTGGCTGATTCCCAGTTCTCGATGTCGTCCTGCTCGGTCATGCCGCCCGGACCGGAATAGGTCATGTAGTAATGCCGGAAGATGTCCTTGATCTCGTCAGGCGCGTCGGCGTCGATCAGGTAGTAGCGCCACATCTCGGTCTCGGTGGCGCTGACCGGGTGGTGCACCACCAGCGTACGGGGCTGGTCCTCGTGGAACGACATGTTCGGGAAGATGGTTCCCTTGCCCTGGTAGTGGATGCCGCCCGCTCGCTTGCGCAGGTGTTCCCGCGCCATTGCCCGCAGATAGTTGCTGGCGGCCGGGAACTGCTGGAAGGTGTCCGGGCGGGGGAATTCCTCTTCGGGACGCGGCAGAAACCCCAGTCCCCCGTGGCCCAGATCGGGCCATCCGAAGGCCGCGTGACCGGAGGGGCGTTCATCCCTGCGGCCATCCTTGCCGCTCGGATTGAGCTTGATCATGTTTGCCGAGTTGTGCGTTACCGCATGGGACGCATCGCCCACGAAGTTGGTCGCGGGGAACTTCCAGTTGCATCGCACCCGGAATTTCTGCACCCCGACCAGCAGCGTGCTGCCACCGCTATCGCCGTTGCGATGATCCAGCGCGGAATCGAGCCACTTCAGCATGCCCCCCAGATAGGCCTCGAGGGTGGGGGCCTGCTCGTCCCACGTCGCCCAGATCGTTCCCTTGTAGGCGCGCACGCGCGCCGACTTGAGACCCCATTCCGCCTTGTCGAGGCGGCCCTCGTAGTGGACATCGAAGCCCGGCACGCCCGCCAGCTCGCCGGGCCGCGAGACCCGCTCTTCGTCGGTCGAGTAGGTCCAGCCGTGGTAGGGACAGGTGAAGGCGCGGGCCTTGCCTTCATCCACCCGGCATACCTTCATCCCCCGGTGCCGGCAGCTGTTGAGCAGGACGACGACCTTGTCCTGCCGGGTCCGCGTGACGATGACGGAGTCGGTCCCCATCTTCGACTGGATGAAGTCTTCCGGATTCGGGATCTGGCTCTCGTGGCCCACCAGCAGCCAGGCGCGGCCGAAGATCTGCCGCACTTCCTGGGCGAACAGATCATCGTCCACGAACATGCGGCGGTCCGCCGTTCCTGCGGCAACGTCTACACACCGAACATCGGCCATCACGGCACCTCCTCGAGAAAGACCCCACGCTTATTTGAATTCTGCTAGACAGAATTAAGTACCGTCTATCAGAATCAA of Pigmentiphaga sp. H8 contains these proteins:
- a CDS encoding TetR/AcrR family transcriptional regulator, translating into MNTTKSPEARRSARQRLLDAADELFYEGSIHTVGIDRVIERAGVAKASLYDTFGSKEALIQAYLLARHEARKLRIADRLADYPGPRERLLGVFDIMRETASSPRFRGCPFSRAAAEAAPSAGIREACDTARSWLRDLFTSLAREAGAAAPEALACQLMLLYDGASVSAHVDDNASAAAAARATAEQLVEQAFAAR
- a CDS encoding 2-hydroxyacid dehydrogenase, with the protein product MSKPVILNIAKIPAVLQQSLEREFDLRTLNAPGDASEISGLVSSAIRGVDLAMLDRLPGLKVMSIFGVGMDKVDLAAARRRGIRVGYTPDVLNDCVADLAIGLMIAASRKIPQGDDYVRSGLWAQTGKVFDLGDRVSGKRMGIVGMGRIGRIIAKRLAGFDAEIRYFSRSEVPGCPHERVASLRELAAWCDYLFLAVAGSAQTRHMVDVGVLEALGPQGYLINVARGSVVDEQALIAALENEAIRGAALDVYEVEPLASSRLTGLRNTVLLPHVSSGTNETRTAMSNMVVENLKRFYAGEPMLAEPA
- a CDS encoding 3-phenylpropionate/cinnamic acid dioxygenase subunit beta; its protein translation is MQDAMKAMLQLHEVSEFLYKEAELLSDRKYEEWLDTLAEDITYRMFVLRNLSGKAQPSEYLEGPLDISWFDEGKETITKRVQQIRTHQHWAEEPPSRTTRYLTNLRILETDSGAEPALVRTRCNFMVNRNRNEADDHCLYGHRIDLLARHQGTWRIRERKIYINQSTILMGNLSFIV
- a CDS encoding Rieske 2Fe-2S domain-containing protein; translated protein: MFVDDDLFAQEVRQIFGRAWLLVGHESQIPNPEDFIQSKMGTDSVIVTRTRQDKVVVLLNSCRHRGMKVCRVDEGKARAFTCPYHGWTYSTDEERVSRPGELAGVPGFDVHYEGRLDKAEWGLKSARVRAYKGTIWATWDEQAPTLEAYLGGMLKWLDSALDHRNGDSGGSTLLVGVQKFRVRCNWKFPATNFVGDASHAVTHNSANMIKLNPSGKDGRRDERPSGHAAFGWPDLGHGGLGFLPRPEEEFPRPDTFQQFPAASNYLRAMAREHLRKRAGGIHYQGKGTIFPNMSFHEDQPRTLVVHHPVSATETEMWRYYLIDADAPDEIKDIFRHYYMTYSGPGGMTEQDDIENWESATRQSLGGMGQGLPFNYAQGLGESEPCDLMPGAVWCGRTITEQNQLIWLKRWQEFMEGRSWDQLMHRVEVEHDAVFPLKRSTAGAK